A genome region from Primulina eburnea isolate SZY01 chromosome 9, ASM2296580v1, whole genome shotgun sequence includes the following:
- the LOC140841136 gene encoding nuclear pore complex protein NUP35-like → MSTSARRNPRSGRQSLFFQDLASPVSSRRSGGKFSTPGHAATVSALWRENFANSDLPPPPVFTLEDRSDFSPESGILEYAVSPELKSYPRTPGQRMSREFSTPKNKSEVSTSYAGTSKQPLQQSQQSPVMNSSWWSPPKSVGVGEQEDKGKGSPVEGLVQPGALLVLPPPKEVARPELNKSLVPVGNLNEEVWVTVYGFLPADTNIVLREFEKCGVILKHIPGPREANWMHILYQNHSDAQKALRRNGSEINGVLIIGVKPVDPMQRHVLNERLKNQGFMTCTHTPSNTISESNGFKVSPYPHYLQNGNPSARQSAGTIATPAKSMVSKIMDLIFGV, encoded by the exons AATTCAGTACTCCCGGCCATGCAGCTACAGTTTCTGCCTTGTGGCGTGAAAATTTTGCCAACTCTGATCTTCCTCCTCCACCAGTTTTTACTCTCGAGGACCGGTCTGACTTTTCTCCTGAATCAGGGATTCTGGAATATGCAGTGTCCCCGGAATTAAAATCATATCCTAGAACACCCGGGCAGCGTATGAGCAGGGAATTTTCAACTCCGAAGAACAAGTCTGAGGTAAGCACTTCGTATGCTGGAACCAGCAAGCAGCCACTGCAGCAGAGTCAGCAGAGTCCTGTGATGAATTCTAGTTGGTGGTCACCTCCGAAGAGTGTTGGTGTCGGAGAGCAAGAGGACAAAGGAAAGGGTTCTCCTGTTGAAGGTCTGGTTCAGCCTGGTGCCTTGTTAGTGCTGCCACCGCCTAAGGAGGTTGCAAGACCCGAGCTGAATAAAAGTTTGGTACCTGTGGGGAATTTGAACGAGGAAGTTTGGGTTACTGTCTATGG ATTTTTACCAGCTGATACCAATATTGTTCTTCGGGAGTTCGAAAAGTGTGGCGTGATTCTGAAGCACATTCCTGGGCCGAGAGAAGCTAATTGGATGCACATTTTGTATCAG AATCATTCCGATGCTCAGAAGGCGCTCAGAAGAAACGGCTCAGAAATAAATGGAGTTCTTATCATAGGAGTGAAGCCTGTTGATCCAATGCAACGTCATGTACTGAACGAGAGGCTTAAAAATCAAGGGTTCATGACATGTACACATACACCTTCAAATACGATTTCAGAATCAAATGGCTTCAAAGTCTCCCCTTATCCACACTATCTCCAGAATGGCAATCCCAGTGCTCGACAATCTGCTGGCACCATAGCCACTCCTGCCAAATCAATGGTGTCAAAAATTATGGACTTAATATTTGGTGTCTAG